One segment of Panthera leo isolate Ple1 chromosome A3, P.leo_Ple1_pat1.1, whole genome shotgun sequence DNA contains the following:
- the TRIB3 gene encoding LOW QUALITY PROTEIN: tribbles homolog 3 (The sequence of the model RefSeq protein was modified relative to this genomic sequence to represent the inferred CDS: inserted 1 base in 1 codon), with amino-acid sequence MRATPLAAAVGAPSRRKRWELDNDLDTECPIRKQARIGPQPRLPSCPLPPSPLPAPAHACAGTTASRLGPYVLLEPEEGGRAYWALHCPXGTEYTCKVYPAREAQAVLEPYSRLPPRGHVARPADVVAGPRHLYTFFPRPHGDMHSLVRRRRRLPEPEAAALFRQMAAALAHCHQHGLVLRDLKLRRFVFTNEERTKLVLENLEDACVLNGPDDSLWDKHACPAYVGPEILSSRASYSGKAADVWSLGVALFTMLAGHYPFQDSEPALLFGKIRRGAFALPEGLSAPARCLVRCLLRREPAERLTATGILLHPWLREKPIPSAPPRSHLWEADQVVPEGPGLEEAEEEEGVREAGLYG; translated from the exons ATGCGAGCCACCCCTCTGGCTGCTGCTGTGGGTGCCCCCTCCAGGAGGAAGCGGTGGGAGTTGGACAATGACCTAGACACCGAGTGTCCCATCCGGAAACAAGCGCGAATCGGGCCCCAGCCCAGGCTGCCCTCCTGCCCGCTGCCCCCGAGCCCACTTCCTGCTCCAGCCCATGCCTGTGCTGGGACCACTGCCTCCCGTCTTGGGCCCTATGTTCTCCTGGAGCCTGAGGAGGGTGGCCGGGCCTACTGGGCCCTGCACTGCC CAGGCACCGAGTACACCTGCAAG GTGTACCCGGCCCGCGAGGCCCAGGCGGTGCTGGAGCCCTACTCGCGGCTGCCCCCGCGGGGACACGTGGCGCGGCCGGCCGACGTCGTGGCGGGCCCCCGCCACCTCTACACCTTTTTCCCACGGCCCCACGGGGACATGCACAGCCTggtgcgccgccgccgccgcctccccgaGCCCGAGGCCGCCGCGCTCTTCCGCCAGATGGCCGCCGCCCTGGCGCACTGTCACCAGCACGGCCTGGTCCTGCGCGATCTCAAGCTGCGGCGCTTTGTCTTCACCAACGAGGAGAG GACTAAGCTGGTGCTGGAGAACCTGGAGGATGCCTGTGTGCTGAACGGGCCCGACGACTCCCTGTGGGACAAACACGCGTGCCCGGCCTACGTGGGACCTGAAATCCTCAGCTCCCGGGCATCCTACTCAGGCAAGGCGGCCGATGTGTGGAGCCTGGGCGTGGCGCTCTTCACCATGCTGGCTGGCCACTACCCCTTCCAAGACTCAGAGCCTGCCCTGCTCTTTGGCAAGATCCGCCGCGGTGCCTTTGCCCTGCCCGAGGGCCTCTCGGCTCCCGCTCGCTGCCTGGTCCGCTGTCTCCTTCGACGGGAGCCAGCCGAACGCCTCACGGCCACGGGCATCCTGCTGCATCCCTGGCTGCGGGAGAAGCCGATCCCCTCAGCTCCACCCCGATCCCACCTCTGGGAGGCCGATCAGGTGGTCCCTGAAGGGCCGGGGCTGGAGGAGGCcgaggaagaggagggggtgaGAGAAGCCGGTCTATATGGCTAG